The Bradyrhizobium oligotrophicum S58 genome contains the following window.
GCGGTCGCACATCATGCGCACGACGTTGAGGTCGTGGCTGACGAACAGGAAGGCCAGATTGTCCTCGCGCCGGAGCCGGTTGAGGAGCTGCAGCACCACGGCCTGCACGGAGACGTCAAGCGCCGCGGTCGGCTCGTCCAGCACCAGCAGCCGCGGCTTGCAGGCGATGGCGCGGGCGATGCCGACCCGGGCCTTCTGGCCGCCAGAGAGCTGATGCGGAAAACGCGGCAGCAGCTCACGCGGGAGGCCAACGCGATCGGCGCATTCCTCGACGCGCTGGCGCAGACGGTCGCCGCCGCGCATGTTCAGCAGCCGGAGCAAGGGATGGGCGATGCAGTCGAACGCGGTGTAGCGCGGGTTGAGGCTGTCGTTCGGATCCTGGAAGACGATCTGGATGTCTTTCCTCAACGCGGAGCGGTGGAAGTCGCGTGCCGGGATCTGTCCGATCGATTGCCCGTCGAACAGGATCTCGCCGTCGCTTGGGTCGATGAGACGGCAGATCATCCGCGACGTCGTACTCTTGCCCGAGCCGCTTTCGCCGACCAGGCCGACGCTTTCACCGCCGCGCATCGTCATTGAGAAATCGGCAACCCCGACCGTGCCATCATCGAAGCGCTTGCCGATGGCCTTGACGTCGAGCAGCAACGGCGTGCCGTGTGGCGGAGGTGGCAGCTCAGCGACATCGACCAATGGAATGCGCTCGCCATCCGGCACCAGGTCCTCGATGCGCGAGGACGCCGTCGGCGACGCCGCGACCAGGCGCTTGGTGTAGGGATGCTGCGGACGGTGGAACAGCGTCAGCGGCGCGGCCTCCTCGACCAGCCGGCCCTGCTCCATCACGACGACGCGCGCGCAATAGCGTGCGGCGAGCCCGAGATCATGGGTGATCAGGATGGTCGCCATGCCGCGCTCGGCCGCGATATGCGCGAGCAGGTCCATCACCACCTTTTGCGTGGTGACGTCGAGGCCGGTGGTCGGCTCGTCGGCAATCAGGAGCTGCGGACTGCAGGAGATCGCAATCGCGATCATCACGCGCTGGCACATGCCGCCGGACAGCTCGTGCGGATAGGCACTCATGCGCCGCTCGGGATCGCGGATCTGCACGGCGCGCAGCAGCTGCAACGCCTCGGCCTGCGCCTCCCGCCGCGACAGGCGGCGATGGGCGAGGATCGCATCCGCGATCTGCTGGCCGATGGTGCGGATCGGGTTGAGCGCCGCACGCGGATTCTGGAAGATCATCGCCATCGCGGCGCCATGCAGGCTGCGCAGATCGGCGCTGCCGGCGCGGGTGATGTCCTGGCCCTTGAAGCGGATGCGGCCATCGGTGATGCGGCCGGCCTTGTCGAGCAGATGGGTGATGGCGAAGCCGGTCACCGATTTTCCGGAGCCGCTCTCGCCGACCAGCCCCAGCATCTCGCCCGGCTTGAGCGACAGCGAGACGCCGCGCACGGCCTCGACGAAGCCGCGGCGGGTCGAGAACGTCACCTTGAGATTTTCGAGCTCCAGCAGCGGCGCCGTCATGTGCGCATCCCCGGATGCGCCGAGCATTCTGTCGTCTGAGGAGACATCATGTGCGCATCCGGGGATGCGCCGAGCATTCTGTCATCTGAGGAGACATCATGTGCGCATCCGGGGATCGAGGATGTCGCGCAGTCCGTCGCCGAGCAGATTAAAGCAAAGCACGGCGCTCATCAGCGCGAGGCCGGGAAACGCCACCAACCACCAGCGCCCGGTGGAGATGAAGCGCGCGCCCTCGGCGACCATGATGCCCCATTCCGGCGTCGGCGGCTTGACGCCGAGACCGATGAAGGAGAGCCCCGCGGCGTTGAGGATCGCCCAGCCGAGATTGAGCGACACCTGCACCGCCATCGCCGGCAGCACGTTCGGCAGCAGGAAGCGCAGCACCACCGCGACATGGCTTTCGCCGCAGGCCCGAGCGGCCTCGACCCAGCCGACGTTCCGGCGGATGTTCACTTCTGCGCGGGCGAAGCGGATGTAGAACGGCAGGTTGATGATCGCGGTCGCGATCACGATATTCTCGACGCGGTTGCCGAGCGCGGCGACCATCGCCATCGCCAGCACGAACAGCGGGAACGCCATCAGCACGTCGACGAAGCGGCCGACCGCCTTGTCGAGCCGGCCGCCGCCATAGCCGCACAAAGCGCCGATCACCGAGCCGATTGCGAACGACACGGCCACCGCGGTCACGGCAATCGTGAGATCGAGCCGGCTCGCGACGATCAGGCGGCTCAGCACGTCGCGGCCCAGTTGGTCTGTGCCGAACCAATGCGCCGCGCTCGGCGGCTGCAGCGCCGCCGGGACGTTGGACGCGATCGGATCGTAAGGCGCGAGCCACGGCGCAAAGATCGCTATCAAGGCGAGCAGCAGCGCGCCACAAGCCGCGATCGCCGTCACGGGATTGCCGCGCAGCACGAAGGCGGCGTGGCGCAAAGTCGATGAGGTCTCGATCGTGCTCATGCTCATGCGACCGTCGCCCGGGGATCGGCGATACCGTAGAGCAGGTCGACCAGGAGATTGACGATCACGAAGATCGTCGCCATCAGCAGCACAAAGCCCTGCACCGGCGCGTAGTCCGAGACCAGGAGCGCATCGAGCGCGTAGGACGCGACGCCGGGCCAGGAGAACACCTTCTCGACCAGCACGTTCGCGCCCAGCATGGTCGAGAACACGATGCCGGCGATGGTGATGACCGGCAGGACGGCGTTGCGCAGCGCGTAGGTCACGACGATGCGCCACCACGACAGCCCGACCGAGCGCGCCGTGCGGATGAAATCGCTGCCGAGCGACACCAGCATCGAGGCGCGGGTGATGCGCGCCAAGGGCGCGATCACGAACAGCGCCATCGTGAAGGCCGGCAGCATCAGCTGCCGCGCCGCCGCCGACCAGCCGTCGAGATCGCCGGCGAGCAGGAAGTCGATCAGCAGGAAACCGGTGCGCGACGGCGGCAGAGTGGTGAAGATGTCGATCCGTCCTGTGGGGTCCGGGGCGAAGCCGAGCAGATAGTAGAACACGTAGATCAGCAGCAGGCCGGAGACGAAGGTCGGCACGCAGACGCCGAGCGAACAGAACAGCCGCACGCCATGATCGAGCAGCGATCCCGGACGGAGCGCCGCGACGACACCGAGCGGCACCGCCGAGACCAGCGCGATCAGCAGCGCCGTCAAGGTCAGCTCCAGCGAGGCCGGCAGCCGCTCCTTGAGATCCTTGGCCACCGCCTGCCCGGTCATCATCGAGCGGCCGAGATTGCCGCGGGCGACGTCGGCGAGATAGATCGCCAGCTGGTTCGGCAGCGGCTTGTCCAGCCCGAGCTGCCGGCGGATCACCTCGATCTCCTCCTGGCCGGCATTGGGGCCCGAGGCGAAGAACACCGCGGGATCACCCGGCAGCACGCGCATCAAGAGGAAGGTGAAGACCAGCACGCCGAACAGCGCCGGCAGCGACGAGACGAAGCGCCGTCCCGCCCGAGCCAAGGTCGCGCCGATCGTGCCCATGGTCCTCCGCCGCCCCTCTATTTGCGGCTCAGGTTACGATAATCGACTTGCCGGGTGAACTGGTAGACGTAGCCGTCCACCGTCGGCTGCATCACCGCGTCCTGCGCCGCCTGCCAGATCGGGATCTGGAACATCTGGTCGAAATGGATGGCGTTGAGCTCCTTGCCCTCTTCCTCGTATTTCGCCTTGTCGGCCTCGAAGCGCGCCGCCTGGGCCACCTTCTCGAGCTCGGCATTGTCGGTGGAGGAGTAGTTCCAGCGCTGCTTGCCGGTGTAGAAGTTGCGGTAGAAGTAATCGGTCGAGGGCAGCCAGGCGACGATGCCTTCGGTGAAGAACGGCAGCTTCTTCTCGTTGATCGCGGTCGACATCTGCGCGTCCGGCAGCTTCTGGATGTCCACCGTGATGCCGATCTTGCCGAGTTGCTCCTTCACCAGCGCCGCCATCGGCTCGGCGGTCGCGGCCTGGCCGACATTGAAGCTGAAGGTGGTCGCGAAACCCTCGGGCAGTCCGGCCTCCTTCAGATAGGCCTTGGCTTTCTCCAGATCGAGCTTGATCGGCTGCGGGATCGGATAGCCGCCGCTCGGCGGCTTGCCGTCGGCCCAGGTCGCACCGTAGAGCGGCGCGCCACGGCCGAACAGCGCCGCCTTGAACATGTCGTCATAGGGCAGCGCATAGGCGATGGCGCGGCGCACATTGACGTTGTCGAACGGCGGAATGGTGTTGTTCATCGAGATGAAGGTCACCGCATTGTATTGCGGCGTCGAGATCACCTTCAGCTTGCCCTTGCCTTCGAGCGCCTGCACGTCGCTGGCCTGGAGGTCGATGACGAGATCGGCATCGCCGCGCTCGACCAGATTGGCGCGCGTCGCCGGCTCGGGCACCGACTGGATGATCAGCCGCTTGAACGCCGCCGGCTTGTCCGCCGTGCCGCGATTCCAGGCGTCATTGCGCTTGGCGATCACCTGCTCGCCCGGCTTGAAGGTCTCGACGATGTAGGCGCCGCTGCCGGCCGCGTTCTCCTTGGTCCAGTTCAGCGCCCACGGATCCTCGGCGGTCGCATGCGCCTTGGCGAGCTTGGAGTTGATGATGATCGGATAGACGGTCGCAAGGTTCGGCAGCGCCAGCTTGTCCGGCTTCGGCAGCGTCACTTCGATGGTCAAGGGATCGATCACCTTGAACTGATCCGCCGAGGTCAGCGAGCCCGTCAATAGCTGCGCCTTGCCGAGGATCGGCGCGGTGACGCAACGGTCGAGCGACCATTTGACATCCTCGGCCGTGACCGGCGAGCCGTCCTGGAATTTTGCGTCGGGCCGCAGCTTGAAGGTGATCTTCAAGCCGTCGGGACTGACCTGAAAGGATTCGGCGAGCTCCCCGGTGATGGTGTCCAGATCGAACACCCATTTACCATTGAGCTGCTTGCGACCGAACGACACCAAGCGATCGTAGCTCGACATCGACAGCGCGAAAGCCTCGCGCGTCGAGCCCGGAATGTTCGGATCGAGCGTGTTGACGGTGGCGCCGGTGACGTAGCGCAGGGTTTCGGCGCGGCTCTGCGCATGCGCAGCCGGCGCGGCGAACGTCACTGCGAGCAAGGCGGACGCCGCGAACAACGAACGTTTGGACATCATGTAGCTCATCGCCCCTGTTCCCTCGGTAGTCTCGAAATCCGGGACCAAATCCCCTGCCAGCAGTCACCGGCGACCCCAGCGCAGCAGCAAATCACGTGCCATCGAAGATGACGAGAGGGTTCTGATTGATGCGGCGCCGCACGCGCGCGCGGGAAGGTTCAGCGCTCGGCTGCGGCATCACGCCGAACGGT
Protein-coding sequences here:
- a CDS encoding ABC transporter permease, with translation MGTIGATLARAGRRFVSSLPALFGVLVFTFLLMRVLPGDPAVFFASGPNAGQEEIEVIRRQLGLDKPLPNQLAIYLADVARGNLGRSMMTGQAVAKDLKERLPASLELTLTALLIALVSAVPLGVVAALRPGSLLDHGVRLFCSLGVCVPTFVSGLLLIYVFYYLLGFAPDPTGRIDIFTTLPPSRTGFLLIDFLLAGDLDGWSAAARQLMLPAFTMALFVIAPLARITRASMLVSLGSDFIRTARSVGLSWWRIVVTYALRNAVLPVITIAGIVFSTMLGANVLVEKVFSWPGVASYALDALLVSDYAPVQGFVLLMATIFVIVNLLVDLLYGIADPRATVA
- a CDS encoding ABC transporter permease; its protein translation is MSTIETSSTLRHAAFVLRGNPVTAIAACGALLLALIAIFAPWLAPYDPIASNVPAALQPPSAAHWFGTDQLGRDVLSRLIVASRLDLTIAVTAVAVSFAIGSVIGALCGYGGGRLDKAVGRFVDVLMAFPLFVLAMAMVAALGNRVENIVIATAIINLPFYIRFARAEVNIRRNVGWVEAARACGESHVAVVLRFLLPNVLPAMAVQVSLNLGWAILNAAGLSFIGLGVKPPTPEWGIMVAEGARFISTGRWWLVAFPGLALMSAVLCFNLLGDGLRDILDPRMRT
- a CDS encoding ABC transporter substrate-binding protein; this translates as MSYMMSKRSLFAASALLAVTFAAPAAHAQSRAETLRYVTGATVNTLDPNIPGSTREAFALSMSSYDRLVSFGRKQLNGKWVFDLDTITGELAESFQVSPDGLKITFKLRPDAKFQDGSPVTAEDVKWSLDRCVTAPILGKAQLLTGSLTSADQFKVIDPLTIEVTLPKPDKLALPNLATVYPIIINSKLAKAHATAEDPWALNWTKENAAGSGAYIVETFKPGEQVIAKRNDAWNRGTADKPAAFKRLIIQSVPEPATRANLVERGDADLVIDLQASDVQALEGKGKLKVISTPQYNAVTFISMNNTIPPFDNVNVRRAIAYALPYDDMFKAALFGRGAPLYGATWADGKPPSGGYPIPQPIKLDLEKAKAYLKEAGLPEGFATTFSFNVGQAATAEPMAALVKEQLGKIGITVDIQKLPDAQMSTAINEKKLPFFTEGIVAWLPSTDYFYRNFYTGKQRWNYSSTDNAELEKVAQAARFEADKAKYEEEGKELNAIHFDQMFQIPIWQAAQDAVMQPTVDGYVYQFTRQVDYRNLSRK
- the nikE gene encoding nickel ABC transporter ATP-binding protein NikE; this encodes MTAPLLELENLKVTFSTRRGFVEAVRGVSLSLKPGEMLGLVGESGSGKSVTGFAITHLLDKAGRITDGRIRFKGQDITRAGSADLRSLHGAAMAMIFQNPRAALNPIRTIGQQIADAILAHRRLSRREAQAEALQLLRAVQIRDPERRMSAYPHELSGGMCQRVMIAIAISCSPQLLIADEPTTGLDVTTQKVVMDLLAHIAAERGMATILITHDLGLAARYCARVVVMEQGRLVEEAAPLTLFHRPQHPYTKRLVAASPTASSRIEDLVPDGERIPLVDVAELPPPPHGTPLLLDVKAIGKRFDDGTVGVADFSMTMRGGESVGLVGESGSGKSTTSRMICRLIDPSDGEILFDGQSIGQIPARDFHRSALRKDIQIVFQDPNDSLNPRYTAFDCIAHPLLRLLNMRGGDRLRQRVEECADRVGLPRELLPRFPHQLSGGQKARVGIARAIACKPRLLVLDEPTAALDVSVQAVVLQLLNRLRREDNLAFLFVSHDLNVVRMMCDRTIVLRTGVIVEQGESRALFANPQTDYTRELVDAVPHIAAPAELLPA